One part of the Arthrobacter sp. EM1 genome encodes these proteins:
- a CDS encoding glycosyltransferase has protein sequence MEKLFAVVVTYNRADLLQNLLESFSRLGTRPDRIVVVDNASSDHTPDVIARAMASGAVPIQYERLSANAGGSGGFSRGVELALAAGAEWLWLMDDDVEVLPGAVEALDKFTPDYSCMIGRRYDAAGKPFFWQHHFVESLGVFLPVSGDVFGTSEVFRTNVGNFEGMLIKASLARTIGLPDPRFFITWDDLIYGWLAAQQTPVVYVNAFVIKKVRAQRQVDLGVRHLNDSSDLSRRYVMRNRGHVAQYLRAYGKFNRLGFGAGTALTYLKEVARLVLVERSIRGAGALWNGWRESRAILADRNWQPMPPVPGPAPRKEG, from the coding sequence GTGGAGAAGCTGTTCGCCGTCGTTGTCACCTACAACCGTGCCGACTTACTGCAGAATCTGCTCGAGTCCTTTAGCCGACTGGGCACCCGGCCGGACCGGATCGTGGTGGTGGACAACGCCAGCAGCGATCACACCCCTGACGTTATCGCCCGAGCAATGGCCTCCGGTGCAGTGCCGATCCAGTACGAACGGCTTTCCGCGAACGCCGGCGGCTCCGGCGGCTTCTCCCGCGGTGTGGAGCTTGCCCTCGCCGCCGGTGCCGAATGGCTTTGGCTGATGGACGACGACGTCGAGGTACTCCCCGGGGCGGTCGAGGCGCTTGACAAGTTCACGCCGGACTACTCGTGCATGATAGGACGCCGCTACGATGCCGCCGGCAAGCCGTTCTTCTGGCAGCACCATTTTGTTGAATCACTCGGCGTTTTCCTGCCCGTCTCCGGGGATGTCTTCGGTACCTCGGAGGTCTTTCGGACCAACGTGGGAAATTTCGAGGGCATGCTGATCAAGGCCTCGCTGGCCCGCACCATCGGCCTGCCGGATCCGCGGTTCTTTATCACCTGGGACGACCTCATTTACGGCTGGCTCGCGGCGCAGCAGACCCCGGTGGTCTATGTAAACGCCTTTGTTATCAAAAAGGTGCGGGCCCAGCGCCAAGTGGATCTGGGCGTCCGCCACCTCAATGATTCGAGTGACCTGAGCCGCCGCTACGTGATGCGCAATCGGGGCCATGTGGCGCAGTACCTTCGTGCCTACGGCAAGTTCAACAGGCTGGGTTTTGGTGCCGGAACGGCACTGACTTATTTGAAGGAAGTTGCTCGGCTGGTGCTGGTGGAGCGCAGCATCAGGGGAGCCGGGGCGCTGTGGAACGGCTGGCGCGAATCGCGGGCCATCCTGGCCGACCGCAACTGGCAGCCGATGCCGCCGGTGCCCGGTCCAGCTCCCCGTAAGGAGGGCTGA
- a CDS encoding UDP-phosphate glycosyltransferase: MLIFLTAAVTLLASVLLPFAVKPWLVKMGVVDVPTARSSHGATTIRGMGVAVSVATAIGYGAAGLLGAVTVDRSVFLVVLCIIVASAAVGWIEDLRGLSIRGRAAAQLGIGAAGSAALLLLTGQSFWWLPLAALAIAAYINIANFMDGVNGISSFHGVLAGSAYAVAGVLAEQPWLTAGGAVLAMSFLGFLPWNLSRGSVFLGDVGSYLLGASVAALAVAGFFSGVYVEYVLSPILVYVADTGYTLLRRINAGERWYASHREHVYQRLTDVGFSHLQSAGTVAACTAAVIVFSFIAATATLPVVVLCVAGSLAVLGLYLASPDLIRHFGRRRKVTRSPVT; this comes from the coding sequence ATGCTGATCTTCCTCACTGCCGCCGTCACCCTGCTAGCGAGCGTGCTGCTTCCGTTTGCCGTAAAGCCGTGGCTGGTGAAGATGGGCGTCGTTGACGTTCCCACGGCCCGGTCGTCCCACGGCGCAACCACCATCCGGGGCATGGGAGTGGCCGTTTCGGTGGCCACCGCCATCGGCTACGGGGCCGCCGGCCTGCTGGGAGCGGTGACGGTGGACCGTTCGGTCTTCCTGGTGGTGCTGTGCATCATCGTTGCCAGCGCAGCGGTGGGATGGATTGAAGACCTCCGTGGTCTCTCCATTCGGGGCCGGGCGGCCGCCCAGCTGGGGATTGGTGCCGCGGGTTCCGCAGCTCTGCTCCTGCTCACCGGCCAGTCCTTCTGGTGGTTGCCGCTGGCGGCGCTGGCAATTGCTGCGTACATCAACATCGCGAACTTCATGGACGGCGTCAACGGGATTTCGAGTTTCCACGGCGTCCTGGCGGGCAGCGCCTACGCGGTGGCAGGGGTCTTGGCGGAACAGCCGTGGCTTACCGCTGGTGGGGCGGTGCTGGCCATGTCCTTCCTGGGCTTCCTGCCGTGGAACTTGTCCAGGGGCTCCGTTTTCCTGGGCGACGTCGGCAGCTACCTGCTGGGTGCCTCGGTGGCTGCCTTGGCCGTGGCGGGGTTCTTCAGCGGTGTCTACGTGGAATATGTCCTGTCGCCGATCCTCGTCTATGTTGCCGACACCGGCTACACCCTGCTGCGCCGGATTAATGCCGGTGAACGCTGGTACGCGTCCCACCGGGAGCACGTCTACCAGCGGTTGACCGACGTCGGATTTTCGCACCTTCAGTCGGCAGGCACCGTCGCGGCGTGCACGGCGGCAGTGATCGTTTTCAGCTTCATCGCCGCCACGGCTACCCTGCCTGTGGTGGTGCTCTGCGTCGCCGGAAGCCTGGCCGTCCTTGGGCTTTACCTGGCGTCACCGGACCTGATCCGACACTTCGGGAGGCGCCGGAAAGTTACCAGGTCGCCGGTAACCTAA
- a CDS encoding nucleoside-diphosphate sugar epimerase/dehydratase: MTTKSEAREPAAALEETKPPLWIWIQLFLDSMSWVVAIVLALLLRYEMGIREEQLVSALIIMAIAIVVQALAGYALALYRGRYPFGSFQEAKALVFVTVIVAASITLSLLVLYEAIGIGRSVGLIAFPFACLFMGAARYAKRLYVEGKHRPGDSAQNTLIYGAGFLGNSLLTRMLQDAESPYYPVGLIDDDPTKKHLRLSGVQVLGRGDDLPAIIRRTRATVLVLAFANVEASVVRRISDAVAGMNVRVLVLPPLRDMLGGGAPQGFSDFREVAVEDLIGRRPVDIKVDEIAGYIKSKRVLVTGAGGSIGSELCRQIVQFSPAELIMLDHDETGLQQTQITITGRGLLAGRDTVLASIRDADALQEIFQDRRPEVVFHAAALKHAPLLQQYPIEAWKTNVLGTLNVLRAAKHAGVSHFVNISTDKAANPTTALGHSKRVAEKLAAWMAGQTGRKFVSVRFGNVMGSRGSMLPLFTEQIRVGGPVTVTDPEVTRFFMTIPEACQLVIQAGAIGRGGEVMILDMGEPVKILDVAQRMIAMSGKKVEIVYTGLRPGEKLHEELVGIGELDERPLHPKISHTQAHQQDPSGLDLDDWLARCEAEQGLDIASIPDDEADEPGEHTRVAS; encoded by the coding sequence TTGACTACGAAATCTGAAGCGCGCGAACCCGCCGCAGCACTGGAGGAGACAAAGCCTCCGCTCTGGATCTGGATCCAGCTCTTCCTGGACTCAATGTCGTGGGTCGTCGCGATCGTCCTGGCCCTGCTGCTGCGCTATGAAATGGGCATCAGGGAAGAACAGCTTGTCAGTGCCCTGATCATCATGGCCATCGCCATAGTGGTGCAGGCACTTGCCGGCTATGCGCTGGCGCTGTACCGCGGCAGGTATCCGTTCGGAAGTTTCCAGGAAGCCAAGGCGCTGGTCTTTGTCACAGTGATTGTCGCGGCCTCCATCACGCTGAGCCTGCTGGTGCTCTATGAAGCCATCGGAATCGGCCGCAGCGTGGGGCTCATCGCCTTCCCGTTCGCCTGCCTCTTTATGGGGGCCGCCCGCTATGCCAAGAGGCTCTATGTTGAGGGCAAACACCGTCCCGGCGACAGCGCCCAGAATACCCTGATCTATGGCGCGGGTTTCCTCGGCAACTCGCTGCTGACGCGGATGCTGCAGGACGCCGAATCGCCGTATTATCCTGTTGGACTGATTGACGACGATCCCACGAAGAAGCACCTGCGGCTCTCCGGCGTGCAGGTCCTGGGCCGCGGCGACGACCTGCCGGCCATCATCCGGCGCACCCGCGCCACAGTGCTGGTACTGGCGTTTGCCAATGTGGAGGCTTCCGTGGTCCGGCGGATTTCCGACGCAGTAGCCGGAATGAATGTTCGGGTGCTGGTCCTGCCGCCTTTGCGCGACATGCTCGGCGGCGGGGCGCCCCAGGGCTTCTCCGACTTCCGCGAAGTGGCTGTCGAGGACCTGATCGGGCGGCGCCCGGTCGATATCAAAGTCGATGAGATTGCCGGCTACATCAAGAGCAAACGCGTCCTTGTCACCGGGGCCGGCGGATCCATCGGGTCCGAACTGTGCCGGCAGATCGTCCAGTTCTCGCCGGCCGAGCTGATCATGCTTGACCACGACGAAACCGGGCTGCAGCAGACCCAGATCACCATTACCGGACGGGGACTGCTTGCTGGCCGTGACACCGTCCTGGCGAGCATCCGCGACGCGGACGCGCTTCAGGAGATCTTCCAGGACCGCCGCCCGGAGGTGGTGTTCCACGCTGCCGCCCTCAAACACGCGCCGTTGCTGCAGCAGTATCCGATCGAGGCCTGGAAGACGAACGTCCTGGGCACCCTCAACGTCCTGCGTGCCGCAAAGCACGCCGGGGTATCGCACTTCGTGAATATCTCCACGGACAAGGCGGCAAACCCGACGACGGCGCTGGGCCACTCGAAGCGCGTCGCCGAAAAGCTGGCCGCGTGGATGGCGGGCCAGACCGGCCGCAAATTTGTCTCCGTCAGGTTCGGGAACGTTATGGGCAGCCGCGGCTCGATGCTGCCGCTCTTTACGGAGCAGATCCGGGTGGGCGGTCCCGTGACTGTCACCGACCCCGAGGTCACCCGCTTTTTTATGACGATTCCGGAAGCGTGCCAGCTGGTCATCCAGGCCGGCGCGATCGGACGCGGCGGAGAGGTGATGATCCTTGACATGGGGGAACCGGTGAAAATCCTGGACGTTGCCCAACGCATGATCGCGATGTCCGGCAAGAAGGTTGAGATCGTCTACACCGGGCTCCGGCCCGGCGAGAAACTCCACGAGGAACTCGTTGGAATCGGCGAGCTCGACGAACGCCCGCTGCATCCGAAGATCTCCCACACGCAGGCCCACCAGCAGGACCCGTCCGGGCTGGACCTCGACGACTGGCTGGCCCGCTGCGAGGCGGAGCAGGGTCTGGACATCGCTTCCATCCCGGACGATGAAGCGGACGAACCGGGCGAGCACACAAGGGTTGCATCCTGA